A window of the Trichoderma asperellum chromosome 6, complete sequence genome harbors these coding sequences:
- a CDS encoding uncharacterized protein (SECRETED:SignalP(1-18)~CAZy:GH75) produces MQPNTLLTIAALGAVTSAFDLPDNLRQIYDNHRSGNCQNALSDAFEGGAVYCGDIPNAIFLKGSGGNYDNMDIDCDGANNSAGACSNDPSGQGETAFKDTVQSFGIDDLDANIHPYVVFGNEGGNPSFSPEQFGMQPLSIMAVVCNDQVFYGIWGDTNGFTSTGESAISMGNLCFPNDGLTGDNGHDPKDVLYIGFMGQQAVPGANGANWSAENTADFENSIKSLGDSLVAGLQA; encoded by the exons ATGCAACCTAATACTCTCCTGACTATCGCCGCTCTTGGTGCCGTCACATCGGCTTTCGATCTCCCAGATAACTTGAGACAAATATATGATAACCATCGG TCCGGTAACTGTCAAAATGCTCTATCCGATGCCTTCGAAGGCGGCGCGGTCTACTGTGGCGATATCCCAAATGCTATCTTCCTGAAGGGATCCGGCGGCAACTACGATAACATGGACATTGACTGCGATGGCGCCAATAACTCTGCTGGTGCTTGCTCAAATGATCCCAGCGGCCAAGGTGAGACAGCATTCAAGGATACTGTCCAGAGCTTTGGCATTGATGACTTGGACGCCAACATTCACCCATATGTTGTGTTCGGAAATGAGGGCGGCAATCCTTCATTTTCGCCCGAACAGTTTGGAATGCAACCTTTGAGTATCATGGCTGTCGTCTGTAACGACCAAGTC TTTTACGGCATTTGGGGCGACACCAACGGCTTCACCTCCACTGGTGAATCAGCCATTTCCATGGGCAACCTCTGCTTCCCCAACGATGGCCTTACTGGTGATAACGGTCACGATCCCAAGGACGTTTTGTACATTGGTTTCATGGGCCAGCAGGCAGTTCCAGGTGCAAACGGCGCCAACTGGAGCGCTGAAAATACGGCGGACTTTGAGAACAGCATCAAGAGCCTTGGAGATAGCCTTGTCGCGGGTCTTCAGGCGTAG
- a CDS encoding uncharacterized protein (CAZy:AA3): MTTHKPGTEYDVIIAGGGTAACIVAGRLAKADPNLSILIVERGTNNLNDPNVVNPSRYLTHLTPSSKTTIVYKGNKSEDLNGREPLVPSGGMLGGGSSVNFTMYTRAAGVDFDSWKTEGWDAKSLIPFARKLETYHLDHPEVDKSVHGHDGPINVSFGSYSAKGVQDDFMAGAAAIGLPEITDLQDFTSVNGISRYLRYVSPDGKRQDTAHRYVHPLMASGKYPNLHLLLESKVTRVIFEGNRAVGVEWVPNPDYQPMTNLTQSEPSVIRARRLVVVSSGALGTPLVLERSGVGNAELLKKLDIPVVADVPGVGEEYQDHNLIFYTYKTSLKPDETLDDLHRGRLDFEEALKTKNPILGWNGVDIAAKFRPTEEEVAQLGEEFQEHWDRDFKEQKTRPLMLLAIVSSYLGDYRTLAEEQENGPSQYISVGMYTAYPYARGDIHITSKDPEAAPSFNTGFFSKSVDVTKQVWAYKKQREMFRRVNSVTGEVASGHPSFPEGSQAGLRKNREVAEGFKSLEERKKLRPIEYTKEDDKAIENFIRSNIETTWHSIGTCKMAPKEKGGVVDKNLNVYGTVGLKICDISIAPENVSANTNNTALIIGEKGADIIARELGLFN; this comes from the exons ATGACCACTCACAAACCGGGAACAGAATATGACGTTATAATTGCTGGCG GCGGCACCGCTGCTTGCATTGTCGCTGGTCGACTGGCTAAAGCAGATCCCAACTTATCGATCCTCATTGTCGAACGTGGCACGAATAACCTCAATGATCCCAATGTTGTCAATCCGTCCAGATATCTCACTCATCTTACTCCAAGTTCCAAAACGACAATTGTATATAAAGGAAACAAGTCAGAGGATCTCAATGGCCGCGAGCCCCTAGTGCCCTCAGGAGGCATGCTGGGAGGAGGCTCTTCTGTCAATTTCACGATGTATACCCGAG CTGCGGGGGTCGACTTTGACTCTTGGAAAACCGAAGGATGGGATGCGAAAAGCCTGATACCATTTGCTAGAAAGCTAGAGACATATCACCTGGACCATCCCGAAGTGGACAAGTCTGTACATGGACACGACGGCCCAATCAATGTATCTTTCGGCTCTTATAGTGCCAAAGGCGTGCAAGATGATTTTATGGCCGGTGCTGCGGCTATTGGCCTTCCTGAAATTACCGATTTGCAGGATTTTACGTCTGTCAATGGAATATCTCGATATCTTCGCTACGTTTCGCCTGACGGCAAACGGCAAGATACGGCCCATCGTTATGTCCATCCTCTCATGGCTTCTGGGAAGTATCccaatcttcatcttctgctcGAGAGCAAGGTCACTCGCGTCATTTTTGAAGGCAACCGAGCTGTGGGCGTGGAATGGGTGCCAAACCCAGACTACCAGCCCATGACCAATCTGACTCAAAGTGAGCCATCGGTAATTAGAGCAAGAAGGCTGGTGGTAGTGTCTTCAGGAGCCCTCGGCACGCCACTTGTTCTCGAGAGATCAGGAGTTGGCAATGCTGAGCTTCTTAAGAAGCTTGACATTCCTGTCGTCGCCGATGTACCAGGTGTTGGCGAGGAATACCAAGATCATAACCtgatattttatacttaCAAGACCTCGCTGAAACCTGATGAGACACTCGATGATTTGCATAGAGGCCGATTGGATTTTGAAGAGGCGCTCAAGACGAAGAATCCAATTCTGGGCTGGAACGGCGTTGATATTGCAGCCAAGTTCCGCCCAACGGAGGAAGAAGTGGCGCAGCTGGGTGAAGAATTCCAAGAGCATTGGGATCGCGACTTCAAAGAGCAGAAAACAAGGCCCTTGATGCTCTTGGCAATCGTTAGCTCTTACCTGGGCGACTACAGGACCTTggcagaagaacaagagaaTGGTCCTTCTCAGTATATCTCTGTCGGTATGTACACGGCATATCCATATGCCCGAGGCGACATTCACATCACCTCCAAAGATCCCGAGGCCGCGCCTTCTTTCAACACCGGTTTCTTCTCCAAGAGTGTTGATGTGACGAAGCAAGTTTGGGCATATAAGAAGCAGCGAGAAATGTTCCGTCGTGTAAACTCGGTTACCGGCGAAGTTGCCTCGGGACATCCAAGCTTTCCAGAAGGCAGCCAGGCCGGTCTTCGAAAGAACCGTGAAGTTGCAGAAGGCTTCAAATCtcttgaagagagaaagaagctaCGTCCTATTGAGTATACCAAGGAAGATGATAAAGCTATTGAAAATTTCATCCGATCCAACATTGAAACAACGTGGCATTCTATCGGAACTTGCAAAATGGCgccaaaggaaaagggaggcGTTGTGGACAAGAATCTCAACGTTTACGGCACCGTAGGGCTGAAGATTTGCG ATATCTCAATTGCACCCGAGAATGTCAGCGCCAATACAAACAACACGGCACTCATTATTGGAGAAAAGGGAGCAGACATAATAGCCAGGGAGCTTGGACTTTTTAATTGA
- the SIT1 gene encoding ferrioxamine B transporter (TransMembrane:13 (o58-77i125-143o155-175i182-209o215-236i265-291o303-322i343-368o380-398i405-424o436-454i466-484o547-566i)), with translation MSTNPALGDAEKAADPVVFNSPEQNTDQSAADLVKNIKSPGVSRIEAISGAITTLDRYFIFFSVFLVAYCYGLDGTLRYTYQPYATGSFDSHSQLSTVNVIRAVIAAAAQPTAAKIADVFGRVELICVSVFFYVIGTVIEASATNMATYAGGNVIYQVGYTMIMLLVEVIIADITSTRSRLFFSYIPALPFIINTWCSGNIASAVLGVTTWKWGIGMWCIIYPVCALPLIISLSLVGHRAKKQGRLVNYRSSFELLGFKNLIIELFWLLDVIGIILLIAVFALILVPFTLAGGVHSEWRTAHIIAPLVVGFCCIPFFVYWELKAPHPLVPFSLMKDRSVWAPMGIAICLNFAWTMQGDFLYTVLVVAFNFTITTATRVTSLYSFVSVIIGALLGIVVYKVRRLKIFVIMGTCLFMVAFGLLIHYRGSVSGSSRAGVIGAQVVLGVAGGLFPYTAQASIQVGLKHENLAVITGLYLALYNIGSALGNTVSGALWTQLLPKTLENRLANINSTLAAEVYGNPLVAILPYPPGTPERDAIVDAYQHIQRLLTITGICICIPLIAFSLAIRNPRLTGEQTLASDSDTEEAQQQQRSDK, from the coding sequence ATGTCTACCAACCCCGCGCTCGGTGACGCGGAAAAGGCCGCTGATCCAGTCGTTTTCAACAGCCCTGAGCAGAACACAGACCAATCTGCTGCTGACCTGGTCAAGAACATCAAGTCGCCGGGTGTCTCCCGTATCGAGGCCATCTCGGGCGCCATCACCACACTTGATCGttatttcatcttcttcagcgtcttcctcgtcgctTACTGCTATGGTCTTGATGGCACGCTGAGATACACTTACCAGCCCTATGCCACAGGATCATTCGACAGCCACTCTCAACTGTCCACCGTCAATGTCATCCGTGCCGTcattgcggcggcggcccagcCAACGGCCGCCAAGATTGCCGATGTCTTTGGCCGTGTTGAGCTGATTTGCGTTTCAGTCTTCTTCTATGTCATCGGCACGGTGATCGAGGCTTCTGCCACTAATATGGCGACTTATGCCGGCGGCAACGTCATCTACCAGGTCGGCTACACCATGATCATGCTCCTGGTTGAAGTTATCATTGCCGACATCACGTCCACCCGCTCccgtctcttcttcagctacATCCCCGCACTAcccttcatcatcaacacgTGGTGCAGCGGCAATATTGCCAGTGCTGTCCTGGGTGTCACTACCTGGAAATGGGGCATCGGCATGTGGTGCATCATCTATCCTGTGTGCGCCCTGCCGCTCATCATCAGCCTCTCACTTGTGGGACATCGTGCCAAGAAGCAGGGCCGTCTCGTCAACTACCGCTCCTCTTTTGAGCTTCTCGGATTCAAGAACCTCATTATCGAGCTGTTCTGGCTGCTGGATGTCATTGGCATCATTCTTCTCATTGCCGTGTTCGCCCTCATCCTCGTGCCCTTCACACTGGCTGGCGGAGTCCACAGCGAATGGCGCACCGCTCACATCATCGCACCACTTGTCGTTGGCTTTTGCTGCATCCCATTCTTTGTCTACTGGGAGCTCAAGGCTCCGCACCCGCTGGTTCCCTTTTCCCTCATGAAGGACCGATCTGTGTGGGCTCCCATGGGCATTGCCATCTGCCTCAACTTTGCGTGGACGATGCAGGGCGACTTTCTTTACACCGTCCTGGTCGTTGCATTCAACTTCACAATTACCACCGCGACCCGCGTTACATCGCTGTACTCATTTGTCAGCGTCATTATTGGAGCCCTCCTCGGCATAGTGGTTTACAAAGTCCGTCGTCTTAAGATCTTCGTCATTATGGGAACTTGTCTGTTCATGGTAGCTTTTGGATTGCTCATTCATTACCGTGGATCTGTGTCAGGCTCTAGCCGAGCAGGTGTCATTGGCGCTCAGGTCGTTCTGGGCGTTGCTGGCGGTCTCTTCCCTTATACCGCTCAAGCGTCCATCCAAGTGGGCCTGAAGCATGAAAACTTGGCCGTCATAACTGGTCTCTACTTGGCGCTTTACAACATCGGATCTGCTCTGGGAAATACTGTGTCTGGAGCCTTGTGGACTCAGCTACTCCCTAAGACTCTGGAGAACCGGCTGGCAAACATCAACTCCACGTTGGCGGCTGAAGTCTACGGCAACCCTCTCGTAGCTATCCTTCCCTACCCTCCAGGCACGCCTGAGAGAGACGCCATTGTCGATGCCTACCAGCATATCCAGCGCCTTCTCACAATCACCGGTATCTGCATTTGCATTCCTCTCATTGCGTTTTCTCTGGCCATTCGCAATCCTCGTCTCACAGGCGAGCAGACTTTGGCCTCTGACTCTGACACCGAagaggctcagcagcagcagcgctcgGACAAATAG
- a CDS encoding uncharacterized protein (SECRETED:SignalP(1-22)~EggNog:ENOG41~CAZy:CE4), translating to MLRGSFFISTSLATFWIPVAQALYTLPLKNNTNASNHSTPLVEKRFPKTEDGRCGVDFGTSCENDECCSSQGWCGKGYLYCSAPACQLEYGSYCDANRRPLGANTEDWPRPHVGDVPYGKAIFHCTQPGTVALTFDDGPWNYTGELLDVLEEYNVKATFFITGRNLGKGAINDPETDWPRLIHRMKADGHQIASHTWSHQRLPTLSRSLLRQQMIYNEIAIADILGFFPTYMRPPYSASNTDVDEWLSELGYHVTYFDLDTEGYLHDSEEEIEVSENIVDKAFRDKDQTSESYLHIEHDTVYETVATLVAYTIDALHHAGFRAVTVGQCLDDPYENWYRWPDEEYKKRSLEVLEESAVKPFDETGRALNDVNGASANIRPEHNQRRHMSKQASSGPFKPQPLVEGSRLTVNQALSPPYSRPFSRSPPLRLLPFTDTGRCGPEFGNATCAGQKTEKCCSKTGWCGSTEAHCSSGCQETFGICGA from the exons ATGCTTCGTGGCAGCTTCTTTATCAGCACATCGCTTGCGACTTTTTGGATCCCAGTCGCTCAAGCACTCTACACATTGCCCTTGAAGAATAATACTAATGCTTCAAATCACTCGACACCACTGGTAGAGAAACGCTTTCCTAAGACCGAAGACGGTCGCTGTGGTGTTGATTTTGGCACAAGCTGCGAGAATGACGAGTGCTGCTCTTCTCAGGG GTGGTGTGGAAAAGGGTACCTATATTGTTCTGCTCCTGCATGCCAGCTTGAGTACGGTTCTTACTGCGACGCGAACAGGCGGCCACTTGGAGCAAATACTGAAGATTGGCCACGCCCTCATGTGGGCGATGTGCCATATGGAAAGGCTATTTTTCACTGTACCCAGCCCGGTACCGTTGCACTGACTTTTGATGATGGTCCGTGGAACTATACCGGAGAACTGCTCGATGTGTTAGAG GAGTATAATGTCAAGGCTACCTTCTTTATCACAGGCCGAAATCTCGGCAAAGGAGCCATCAATGACCCAGAGACTGATTGGCCGCGCCTGATTCACCGAATGAAGGCAGATGGCCACCAAATCGCCAGCCATACTTGGTCTCATCAGCGTCTACCTACACTTAGCAGGTCTCTCCTCCGCCAGCAGATGATTTATAATGAGATTGCCATTGCCGACATCCTTGGATTCTTTCCAACTTATATGCGTCCACCTTACTCTGCCAGTAATACGGACGTGGATGAGTGGCTTAGCGAGCTAGGATATCACGTCACCTACTTTGATCTAGACACAGAGGGCTATCTACACGatagtgaagaagaaatcgaaGTTTCTGAAAACATTGTGGACAAAGCATTTAGAGACAAAGACCAAACGAGCGAAAGCTACCTGCACATTGAGCATGACACAGTATACGAAACGGTAGCTACCCTGGTAGCATATACCATCGATGCTCTCCATCACGCCGGATTCAGAGCAGTAACTGTAGGCCAGTGTCTGGATGATCCATACGAAAATTGGTATCGCTGGCCAGATGAGGAGTATAAGAAGCGTTCACTTGAAGTATTGGAAGAGAGCGCCGTTAAGCCTTTTGACGAAACTGGGCGGGCATTGAATGACGTTAATGGAGCCTCCGCCAACATTCGTCCCGAGCACAATCAGCGTCGGCATATgtccaagcaagcaagctcaGGACCTTTTAAGCCTCAACCATTGGTGGAAGGATCCCGCCTTACAGTCAACcaagctctctctccacccTACAGTCGTCCGTTCAGCAGATCCCCCCCCTTGCGCCTCCTGCCATTTACTGACACTGGCCGTTGCGGTCCTGAATTCGGCAACGCCACATGCGCCGGCCAAAAGACTGAGAAATGCTGCTCAAAGACTGGCTGGTGCGGATCTACTGAAGCACACTGTTCCAGCGGCTGCCAGGAGACGTTTGGCATCTGCGGG GCCTAG
- the URA7_1 gene encoding CTP synthase ura7 yields the protein MRVVLVSGGVISGVGKVNPDGIFGLLTTQTASSAGLLLKTMGLRVTALKIDPYLNTDAGLLNPLEHGECFVLADGGETDLDLGNYERYLGIQLSNESNMTTGKIYKLVIDKERRGDYLGKTVQVVPHVTDQIQEWVERVAKIPVDSSGEEPDVCIVELVRSPRISSKVQYFDSNL from the exons ATGCGTGTCGTTCTAGTCAGCGGTGGTGTCATTTCCGGCGTGGGCAAAG TGAATCCAGATGGGATTTTCGGCTTATTAACAACACAAAcagccagcagcgccggaCTTCTCCTCAAGACTATGGGTCTTCGAGTCACA GCCTTGAAAATTGACCCGTACCTGAACACAGACGCCGGATTGCTCAACCCTCTAGA ACATGGCGAATGCTTTGTTCTGGCTGATGGCGGAGAG ACCGATCTGGATCTTGGAAACTACGAGAG ATATCTTGGCATCCAGCTGAGCAACGAGAGCAACATGACGACTGGCAAAATCTACAAGCTCGTCATC GACAAGGAGAGACGTGGAGACTATTTGGGCAAGACCGTTCAAGTTGTGCCCCATGTCACCGATCAGATTCAGGAGTGGGTTGAGCGAGTCGCCAAGATCCCTGTCGATAGCTCGGGAGAGGAGCCAGATGTTTGTATTG ttGAGTTGGTACGTTCTCCTAGAATATCATCTAAAGTACAGTATTTCGATTCTAACCTCTGA
- the URA7_2 gene encoding CTP synthase ura7 (MEROPS:MER0437468), which translates to MRSAGLIPDMVACRCERSLDEDTIRKVARSCGVQYEQVIGVRDMDTIYQVPMLLEQEGLLKLLQKGLALDKVTQSPAQVKQGQHLWDLWKKTVIPEHHLEPVNIALVGKYVTLDDAYLSVRKSLEHSAMRCKRKLNLIPVDSEHLEKEMQTADPIKYHNAWKAVCEANGVIVPGGFGSRGIEGMIEATKWARERKVPFLGICLGLQVAVQEYARNMLGYKHATSEEVSGALAEHRFVIFMPEGSKEQMGGTMRLGTRTTHFKPGTEWSKLRAMYEGAEVVEERHRHRYEVNPEYIDELENGGLAITSLDDQGVRVETIEIKDHPFFVGLQAHPELTSKVLSPSPPFLGFVAASAGCLDQITEEINHKKDGLVNGTSGASHF; encoded by the exons ATGCGCAGTGCCGGCTTGATTCCTGACATGGTTGCCTGCCGTTGCGAACGATCCCTCGACGAAGACACCATCCGAAAGGTCGCCCGAAGCTGCGGAGTTCAATACGAACAAGTCATCGGCGTGCGAGACATGGATACCATCTACCAGGTTCCTATGTTGCTTGAACAGGAGGGCCTGCTTAAACTCCTCCAGAAGGGTTTGGCTCTCGATAAAGTCACACAGTCTCCCGCCCAAGTCAAGCAAGGCCAGCACCTGTGGGACCTCTGGAAGAAGACCGTTATCCCCGAGCACCACCTCGAGCCCGTCAACATCGCATTGGTGGGCAAATACGTCACCCTTGACGATGCGTACCTGAGTGTGCGAAAATCACTTGAGCATTCGGCCATGCGATGCAAGCGCAAGCTGAACCTCATTCCTGTGGATTCTGAGCATctggaaaaagaaatgcagACGGCGGATCCTATCAAATATCACAACGCCTGGAAGGCCGTTTGCGAGGCTAACGGTGTCATTGTCCCAG GCGGCTTCGGTTCGAGAGGAATTGAAGGAATGATTGAGGCCACCAAGTGGGCTCGTGAGCGCAAGGTGCCTTTCCTTGGAATTTGCCTTGGCCTCCAGGTGGCTGTCCAAGAATATGCCCGCAATATGCTTGGATATAAGCACGCCACCTCTGAAGAGGTTTCAGGTGCCCTTGCAGAGCATCGCTTCGTCATTTTCATGCCTGAAGGATCCAAAGA GCAAATGGGCGGTACCATGAGACTTGGCACCCGCACGACGCACTTTAAGCCCGGCACTGAATGGAGCAAGCTCCGAGCCATGTACGAGGGCGCCGAAGTTGTTGAGGAGCGCCACCGACATCGTTATGAGGTTAACCCCGAATACATCGACGAGCTGGAGAATGGTGGCCTTGCTATCACTTCTCTTGACGATCAAGGAGTGCGAGTCGAGACTATTGAGATCAAGGATCATCCATTCTTTGTTGG ATTGCAAGCTCATCCCGAACTCACCAGCAAGGTCCTGAGCCCCTCTCCCCCATTCCTTGGATTCGTGGCGGCCAGCGCAGGATGCCTCGACCAAATCACCGAAGAAATAAACCATAAGAAGGATGGACTCGTGAATGGAACTAGTGGCGCTTCCCACTTTTAA
- a CDS encoding uncharacterized protein (EggNog:ENOG41~SECRETED:SignalP(1-17)) codes for MRVQWLFIPALSAAAEAIVPRAAAAVDSSTIQGKYMFGYQGWFRSPNKGLNTHWSTNGGAPGPGNAVFDFFPDTSAYPSECLFDTGFEFANGTTAKLYDNTCAGVVDLHFKWMQQYGIDGVLVQRFYGALSDATFLTVLDLVQASAEKYGRVFAVEYDLSGGNSSQASVTNKIIPDYVNNIKKYTSSPAYVHQDGKPVVMAFGFGVAGRDLSASDAFNLVRDLQAEPAYVILGTTNNWAADVRNNNGLVNTYKLADAISPWTVGAYTDAGYLSYNFHWQQNDTTLTDSLGKGYVPVAWPGTSNYHLTNKPANLDYFPRYNGSFYELQVNTVMKQKPLFIYTAMFDEVNEGKNELVLL; via the exons ATGCGTGTTCAGTGGCTCTTCATTCCTGCGCTCTCTGCGGCTGCTGAGGCAATCGTGccccgagcagcagcagccgttgACTCCTCAACGATCCAGGGCAAATATATGTTTGGCTACCAAGGCTGGTTCCGTTCTCCGAATAAAGGGCTTAACACGCATTGGTCTACCAATGGTGGAGCGCCAGGGCCTGGAAATG CCGTGTTTGACTTCTTCCCTGACACAAGTGCGTATCCATCTGAGTGTCTATTCGATACCGGCTTCGAATTTGCAAATGGAACAACTGCCAAGTTATATGACAACACTTGTGCTGGGGTGGTTGATCTGCACTTTAAATGGATGCAGCAGTATGGAATTGATGGCGTGCTCGTTCAGCGCTTTTATGGCGCTCTCAGCGATGCTACGTTTCTAACA GTTTTGGATCTTGTACAAGCATCCGCTGAGAAGTACGGTCGCGTTTTCGCCGTGGAGTATGACCTGAGCGGCGGAAATTCGTCTCAAGCAAGTGTTACCAACAAGATCATCCCGGATTATGTTAACAACATCAAAAAATACACTTCATCTCCAGCATATGTTCATCAAGACGGTAAGCCGGTTGTTATGGCCTTTGGATTTGGTGTCGCTGGCCGCGATCTAAGCGCATCGGACGCGTTTAACCTGGTCAGAGACTTGCAGGCAGAGCCGGCCTATGTCATTCTGGGAACCACTAACAACTGGGCTGCTGATGTCCGTAATAACAATGGTCTGGTGAATACCTATAAATTGGCCGATGCGATCAGCCCCTGGACTGTAGGCGCCTACACCGATGCCGGATATCTGAGCTATAATTTTCACTGGCAACAAAATGACACCAC ATTAACCGATTCACTTGGTAAGGGTTATGTGCCTGTGGCCTGGCCAGGCACTTCAAACTACCACCTCACCAACAAACCCGCCAACCTCGATTATTTCCCGCGATATAATGGCAGTTTTTACGAGCTCCAGGTCAATACTGTCATGAAACAGAAGCCactctttatttatactGCCATGTTTGATGAAGTCAATGAAGGTAAAAATGAACTCGTATTGTTATGA